Proteins from one Podospora pseudocomata strain CBS 415.72m chromosome 4, whole genome shotgun sequence genomic window:
- a CDS encoding hypothetical protein (COG:O; EggNog:ENOG503NX27; SMCOG1138:FAD linked oxidase domain protein; CAZy:AA7; antiSMASH:Cluster_7): MTCIPILITLVLASASLHAKAQVIQPTFNTTTWTKPYQYVLQYLSNSTSPFITLTDPQWPTYATTFNERLQYIPAAITIPNTTEQITAAVSCASKYGIPVQAKSGGHSYASYSTGGHNGILMIDLENFNSVSLDNRTGIAAVGGGVSLGNLAQGIWEQGRRALGHGTCPGVGIGGHFTHGGYGYSSRAFGLALEQIIGLDVVLANGSFVKIDNETLGYVYYALRGAADSFGIATTFYLQTSTAPEVVIKFSYSFPPALESIENATAVFMGVQNFSLYSAVVVSFNKTIAPALLEALPVPPALNEGSVEPTDWITSLAMLAGEGSLTVPLHGFLQQDNFYAKSVSTNVSFAEEPIRKFFEYAYSAGEGLDAPISWFSIINLYGGPDS, encoded by the exons ATGACATGCATACCAATTCTCATCACACTGGTGCTGGCCAGCGCCTCCCTCCATGCGAAAGCACAGGTCATCCAACCaaccttcaacaccaccacctggaCAAAGCCCTACCAGTACGTGCTCCAGTATCTATCCAACTCGACCTCCCCGTTCATCACCTTGACCGACCCCCAATGGCCGACCTACGCGACGACCTTCAACGAGCGCCTGCAATACATCCCCGCCGCGATtaccatccccaacaccaccgagcAGATCACGGCCGCGGTCAGCTGCGCAAGTAAATATGGCATTCCTGTCCAAGCCAAGTCGGGAGGGCATTCCTACGCATCATATAGCACCGGCGGCCACAACGGGATCTTGATGATCGATCTCGAGAACTTTAACTCCGTCTCGCTAGATAACAGAACTGGGatagctgctgttgggggaggtgtgaGTTTGGGGAACCTGGCGCAGGGTATATGGGAACAAGGACGTCGAGCCTTGGGGCACGGCACTTGTCCTGGTGTAGGAATTGGTGGACACTTCACACATGGCGGGTACGGGTATTCATCGCGCGCGTTTGGTCTGGCGTTGGAGCAGATTATCGGGCTGGATGTAGTGTTGGCGAATGGGAGTTTTGTCAAGATTGATAATGAGACGTTGGGTTATGTTTACTAT GCACTccgaggagcagcagacTCGTTTGGGATTGCCACCACATTCTACCTTCAAACTTCAACGGCTCCCGAAGTCGTTATCAAATTTTCGTATTCCTTCCCCCCAGCTCTTGAATCAATCGAAAACGCGACGGCTGTCTTTATGGGGGTGCAGAACTTCTCGTTGTACTCGGCGGTTGTCGTC TCCTTCAACAAGACGATTGCACCCGCCTTGTTGGAGGCGCTCCCTGTTCCGCCTGCTCTTAACGAGGGTTCCGTTGAACCAACCGACTGGATCACATCTCTGGCCATGCTTGCCGGGGAAGGGAGCTTGACGGTGCCCTTGCATGGGTTTTTGCAGCAGGACAACTTCTATGCCAAGTCTGTTTCGACAAATGTCTCGTTTGCGGAGGAGCCGATACGAAAGTTTTTCGAGTACGCGTACAGTGCCGGAGAGGGCCTAGATGCGCCAATCTCGTGGTTTAGCATCATCAATCTGTATGGTGGTCCCGACAGTTAG